A stretch of DNA from Longimicrobium sp.:
CCGCGGAGAGGCCGGTGCGCTCCCTGACCTCCGCCTCGTCGAACGCGCCGCAGGCGATGCCGCGCAGAAAGTAGTTGAGCAGGCCCTGGCCGGCGTGCGGATCGTCGAAGCTGTCGCCTGCTTGGGCGGCTTTCGCCAGGAACCCGCGCAGGCGCGCCGCGGCGGCATCGCGCCCAGCGAGGAAGAAGGCGAACACCGCGGCGTAGCGCGTCGGCAGCTGTGCGGGGTGAAGGTCCCACCCCTGGTAGAAGCCGTGCACCAGCGAGTGCTGCACGTCTTCGAAGTGCATCCGCCAGGCGCGGTGCACGGCGTCGCGGTTCTCGCGGGCCTGCCCGGGCGTGAGCGCATCGCCTTCGTGCGCGGGGACGGGGAGCACGGCGGTGGATCCATCCGAAAGCCAGATCCCGGTGCCGGCGAACGCCACCTGCATTGTGTAGCGCGCAAAATCGCACGCCTTGTGGCGCATCCCCTGGTACGCGGCGGTGATCCCCACGCCCGACGTGTAGTCGTACGTGCCAAAATGCGCCCCGGTCAGCCGTCCGCGCGCCGCCGCCAGAAAGCCGGGAAGCGGACTGCGCCCGTCCGCGCCGATGACGGCCTGCGGCACCTCTACCATCAACTCGAACTTCAGCGCCCCCTCCGCCAACCCCAGGCGCGGCTCCAACAGGTCCAGCACGTCGCTGAAGAACGCCGCCTGCTCGGGGATGGTCACCTTAGGCACCGTCAGCACGAAGCCCGCGGGGAGCCGTCCTCCGCTCGCCTGCAGCAGCGTGGTCAGGAACAGGTCGGCCGTGCGGGCGGCGCGGCCGCGCAGCTCCTCGTTCAGCGGCTTCAGGCGCAGGCCGACGTACGCCGGGAGCGTCCCCGCATCCATCCCGCGGGCCATCTCGCGTGCGGTCGTGACGGCGGTCTCGTCCTCCTCGGCGTCCGGGCGGCTGCCGTAGCCGTCCTCGAAATCCAGCCGGAAGTCCTCCACTGGTTCGCGCGTCAGCTTGTCGACCACGCGCGCGTACAGCGCCTTCGCGAGATCGTCCGCGGGCAGCCCCAGCGCGCCCGCGAACTCGCCCGCGGTGGGCGCGTACTCCTGCAGCGCACGCAGCGCGAGCCGCCCGTGCTCCACCGCGCTGTCGTGGCGGAAGAACTGGGCGCCCGCGTAGACGGTGTGCACCGGCTGGCGGGCGCTCGTCTCGCCCGGGTAGCGCGCGGCGAACTCCAGGTTCGCGGGCCGCAGCCGGGCCGCGGCGGCCTCCAGGTCGGCGGCGGAGACCGAGGGCGTCACCGTCTCCACTTTCGCACTCCCGCACTTTCGCACTCTCGCACTGAAGTCATCCGTTGTAGATGATGCCCTTGCTCGTGCGGTAGAGCTCGAGCACGGCATTGGCCTCTTCGCGCAGCACGCCGTGGACGATCTCGATGCCGCGCGCCTCCAGGTACTCGTGCGATTCGGGGAAGACGGGGCCCTCCTCGAAGTTCAGGCGTCGCGCGTCGTCCCGATGGGCCCCGCAGAGCACGCGGCGGACGCCGCTCCACAGCGTGGCGCCCAGGCACATGGCGCACGGCTCGCACGAGGTCACCAACTCGTACACGGGCCCGTCGTCGGAGCGCAGCGTGAACGACCCCAGCCGCGCCTGCGCCATCATGAACGCCACCATCTCGCCATGAAGCGTGCAGTTGTTCAGGCGCACCACGCTGTTCATCCCCACGGCCACCAGCGCGCCCGTGTCCCGCTCGAAGATGGCCGCGCCGAAGGGCCCGCCCGTCTGCCGCACGACGTTCTGCCGCGACACCTCGATGGCGAGCCGCATCTTGTCTTCGTCCGACGTGTAGCGGCGGTTCCAGTCGATCAGGGACTCTACCCAGTCGGGATAGTTGATCTGGATGGGCGGGATGGTCATTCCGGCGCGTCGGGAAAGTGGAAGAGCGGTCGATGGCGTCATCCGTACCATAGCCCATGCCGGAAGCCGGGACAAGCAACAACCGGCATCACGCGGAGGCGCGGAGGTCGCGGAGAACTGCGGAGAAACAACGAGGAGATAGAAACGGCTCTCCATCTCCATCTCGTCCCTTTCCTCTCCGCGTCCTCCGCGCCTCCGCGTGAGACGCCGTTGCAGTTGCGCTCGCGCGGCGATGGCGCGTATTTGTTTCAGATGCACCTCCACTCATCCCCACCGCAGCAGGCCCGCATGACCCCAGCCGTCGGCCGGAGCGTATCGCGCAAGGATGGAATGGCCAAGACCCTGGGCACGGCCAAGTACATCGACGACCTGCGCTTTCCGGGAATGCTGTACGGCCGGACCATCCGCGCCACCATCCCGAAGGGGCGGGTGCGCGCCATCCACCTGGACTTCGACCCGGCCGGGTTCACCATCGTCGACCATCGCGACATTCCCGGCCCGCAGTGCAACTTCGTCGCGCTGATCGAGGCCGACCAGCCGTTCCTGGTGTCGGACGAAATCAACCACGTGGCCGAGCCCATCCTGCTGCTGGCCCACGAGGATCGCGACGCGCTGCTCGCCGCCGAAGTGCGCATCGAATACGACGAGGCCGAGCCCGTGCTGGACCCCGAGCAGTCGCCCACCGTCTTCAAGCACCTGCGCATCCGCAAGGGCGACACGGATGCGGCGATGGCGACGGCGGACGTCATCGTAGAGGGCACCTACCGCACCGGCCACCAGGAGCACGTCTACATCGAGACCAACGGCGTGATCGCCGTCCCCGAGAACAACGGGATCACGGTCTACGGCTCCATGCAGTGCCCGTACTACGTGCACAAGGCGCTCAAGGCCCTGCTGGTGCTCCCCGACGAGCGCGTGCGCGTGGTGCAGACGGAGACGGGCGGCGGCTTCGGCGGCAAGGAGGAATATCCCAACATCCTGGCGGGCCACGCGTCGCTCCTCGCCCGGAAGTCGGGCAGGCCGGTGAAGATGGTGTACGACCGGGTGGAAGACATGATCGCCACCACCAAGCGGCACCCATCCATCATCCGCCATCGCACGGGGGTGATGAAGGACGGGCGGCTGGTGGCCATGGAGATCGACGTGCTGATGGACGGCGGCGCGTACGTCACGCTGAGCCCCGTCGTCCTCTCCCGCGGATGCATCCACGCCGCCGGGCCGTACCGCTGCGACCACACGCGGATCGATGGACGTGCGGTGATGACCAACACGCCGCCGAACGGCGCCTTCCGCGGCTTCGGCGCGCCACAGACGCAGTTCGCCACGGAAGTACACATGGACCGCATCGCCGAGACGCTGGGGATGGACCCCGTGGCGCTCCGCGAGCTGAACGCGCTGCGCCCCGGCGACACCAGCGCGACAGGCCAGGTGATGGGCGAGGACTGCAGCGCGGTGGAGGCCCTGCGCGCCGGGGTGGAACGGTCCGACTACCACCGCAAGCGCGCCGAGTACGCGGGATCGAACCGGGGCATCGGCCTGTCGCTGTTCTTCCACGGCTCCGGGTTCACCGGCAGCGGCGAGATCTACCTGGCGTCGAAAGCGACGCTCGAGGCCACGGAGACGGGCGCCCGCATCCGCGTGGCCAGCGTGGAGATGGGCCAGGGCACGCGCACCATGCACGCGCAGATCGTCGCCGACGCGCTGGGCATTCCGTATGAGAACGTTGAGATCGTACAGCCCGACACGCACCAGGTGCCCGACAGCGGACCTACGGTGGCGTCGCGCACCTGCATGGTGGTCGGCAAGATCCTGCAGCGTTGCGCCGAGGAGATGCGCGAGCGGCTGGGCGAGATGACGCCCGGCGAGTACCTGCGCGAACATGGGCCGCTGTCCATCACCCGCCAGTTCGAAAAGCCCGAGGAAATCTCCTGGGACGACACCGAGTACACGGGCGACGCCTACGCCGCGTACGGCTGGGGATGCGACGTGGCCGAGGTGGAGCTGGACCCCGTCACGTACGAGGTGAAGCCGCTGCACCTGACCATCGTGCACGAGATCGGCAAGGCCATCCACCCGTCCATGGTGGTCGGGCAGATCGAGGGCGGCTCGGCGCAGGGCGTGGGCTGGGCGCTGAACGAGAACGTGGTGATGAAGAACGGCGGCATGGCCAACCCCACGCTGACCAACTACACCATCC
This window harbors:
- a CDS encoding DUF6986 family protein, whose amino-acid sequence is MTPSVSAADLEAAAARLRPANLEFAARYPGETSARQPVHTVYAGAQFFRHDSAVEHGRLALRALQEYAPTAGEFAGALGLPADDLAKALYARVVDKLTREPVEDFRLDFEDGYGSRPDAEEDETAVTTAREMARGMDAGTLPAYVGLRLKPLNEELRGRAARTADLFLTTLLQASGGRLPAGFVLTVPKVTIPEQAAFFSDVLDLLEPRLGLAEGALKFELMVEVPQAVIGADGRSPLPGFLAAARGRLTGAHFGTYDYTSGVGITAAYQGMRHKACDFARYTMQVAFAGTGIWLSDGSTAVLPVPAHEGDALTPGQARENRDAVHRAWRMHFEDVQHSLVHGFYQGWDLHPAQLPTRYAAVFAFFLAGRDAAAARLRGFLAKAAQAGDSFDDPHAGQGLLNYFLRGIACGAFDEAEVRERTGLSADDLASRSFHHIIGHH
- a CDS encoding nucleoside deaminase, giving the protein MTIPPIQINYPDWVESLIDWNRRYTSDEDKMRLAIEVSRQNVVRQTGGPFGAAIFERDTGALVAVGMNSVVRLNNCTLHGEMVAFMMAQARLGSFTLRSDDGPVYELVTSCEPCAMCLGATLWSGVRRVLCGAHRDDARRLNFEEGPVFPESHEYLEARGIEIVHGVLREEANAVLELYRTSKGIIYNG
- a CDS encoding xanthine dehydrogenase family protein molybdopterin-binding subunit, with product MTPAVGRSVSRKDGMAKTLGTAKYIDDLRFPGMLYGRTIRATIPKGRVRAIHLDFDPAGFTIVDHRDIPGPQCNFVALIEADQPFLVSDEINHVAEPILLLAHEDRDALLAAEVRIEYDEAEPVLDPEQSPTVFKHLRIRKGDTDAAMATADVIVEGTYRTGHQEHVYIETNGVIAVPENNGITVYGSMQCPYYVHKALKALLVLPDERVRVVQTETGGGFGGKEEYPNILAGHASLLARKSGRPVKMVYDRVEDMIATTKRHPSIIRHRTGVMKDGRLVAMEIDVLMDGGAYVTLSPVVLSRGCIHAAGPYRCDHTRIDGRAVMTNTPPNGAFRGFGAPQTQFATEVHMDRIAETLGMDPVALRELNALRPGDTSATGQVMGEDCSAVEALRAGVERSDYHRKRAEYAGSNRGIGLSLFFHGSGFTGSGEIYLASKATLEATETGARIRVASVEMGQGTRTMHAQIVADALGIPYENVEIVQPDTHQVPDSGPTVASRTCMVVGKILQRCAEEMRERLGEMTPGEYLREHGPLSITRQFEKPEEISWDDTEYTGDAYAAYGWGCDVAEVELDPVTYEVKPLHLTIVHEIGKAIHPSMVVGQIEGGSAQGVGWALNENVVMKNGGMANPTLTNYTIPTTLDAPRMDVIVLENPSGYGPFGAKGVGEMPIDGPAPAVVNAIRHLGLDVRSIPAIPETIMEVACASR